From Anopheles darlingi chromosome 2, idAnoDarlMG_H_01, whole genome shotgun sequence, the proteins below share one genomic window:
- the LOC125952867 gene encoding galactosylgalactosylxylosylprotein 3-beta-glucuronosyltransferase S isoform X1, which produces MASARTSVFRRKSSGFIVLIIFVFVTLFFFYDKEEIKHESEHPNAPNVARLELLRSKKGSRHKDDFEKEYPLLLVNEQLVICFENGTDYRKLPYITESPPTTEQDPLTTQRNIRRLLPTLHRTTTGDAAEPMIYFVTPTYPRREQIAEIIRLGQTLMHVPYLHWIVADDTDTCSQTLNHHLKKFGIPYTQLASPMPEVYRARKNAPRGVANRRAALNWIRTNGKKSGVLYFGDDDNTFELKLFSEIRYTKKVSMFPVGLIGDYAVSTPIVRNGRVEGFFDSWPAKRKWPVDMAGFAVSLEYLALSPNATMPFRAGYEEDEFLKSIGLKLQDIEPKANNCTEILVWHTQTKSSKAPTVRISMDRQKLDRLNLGTVLKQLETMGVNRISETEGTTAQAIVEGSVKPLSYWFS; this is translated from the exons AGATAAAGCACGAATCGGAGCATCCTAATGCTCCAAACGTTGCGCGGCTTGAACTCCTACGGAGCAAGAAAGGTTCGCGACACAAAG ATGATTTTGAAAAAGAATATCCATTGCTCCTCGTCAACGAACAGTTGGTGATATGTTTTGAGAATGGCACTGACTACCGGAAGCTACCATACATCACGGAAAGTCCACCAACCACGGAGCAGGATCCACTAACCACGCAGCGAAACATTCGTCGATTACTACCAACGCTACACCGGACGACTACAGGAGATGCAGCCGAACCAATGATCTACTTTGTCACACCGACCTATCCAAGACGTGAACAAATTGCGGAAATTATTCGGCTCGGACAAACACTGATGCACGTACCGTATCTCCATTGGATCGTAGCCGATGATACGGACACCTGCAGCCAAACGCTCAACCATCATCTCAAGAAGTTCG GCATTCCGTACACTCAGCTGGCAAGCCCGATGCCAGAAGTGTATCGCGCTCGCAAAAATGCCCCACGTGGTGTTGCCAATCGGCGGGCGGCACTGAACTGGATTCGCACGAACGGCAAAAAGTCAGGTGTGCTGTACTttggcgacgacgataatACATTTGAGCTCAAGCTGTTCAGTGAAATACGCTATACCAAGAAGGTGTCCATGTTTCCGGTGGGATTAATTGGTGATTACGCTGTCAGCACGCCAATCGTACGAAAC GGACGAGTTGAGGGTTTCTTCGATTCATGGCCAGCAAAGCGCAAGTGGCCGGTAGATATGGCCGGATTTGCCGTTAGCCTCGAGTATTTAGCACTCAGTCCGAACGCTACTATGCCATTCCGGGCCGGTTACGAGGAGGACGAATTTCTCAAGAGCATCGGCCTGAAGCTACAGGACATCGAACCGAAGGCCAATAATTGCACTGAAATTTTGGTGTGGCACACGCAAACTAAAAGCAGCAAGGCGCCGACAGTACGAATCTCAATGGATCGGCAGAAGCTCGATAGGTTGAACCTTGGCACGGTGCTGAAACAGCTTGAAACCATGGGCGTTAATCGTATCAGTGAAACGGAAG GTACCACCGCGCAAGCAATCGTTGAAGGGAGTGTTAAGCCGTTATCATATTGGTTCAGCTAA
- the LOC125952867 gene encoding galactosylgalactosylxylosylprotein 3-beta-glucuronosyltransferase S isoform X2 — protein MASARTSVFRRKSSGFIVLIIFVFVTLFFFYDKEDDFEKEYPLLLVNEQLVICFENGTDYRKLPYITESPPTTEQDPLTTQRNIRRLLPTLHRTTTGDAAEPMIYFVTPTYPRREQIAEIIRLGQTLMHVPYLHWIVADDTDTCSQTLNHHLKKFGIPYTQLASPMPEVYRARKNAPRGVANRRAALNWIRTNGKKSGVLYFGDDDNTFELKLFSEIRYTKKVSMFPVGLIGDYAVSTPIVRNGRVEGFFDSWPAKRKWPVDMAGFAVSLEYLALSPNATMPFRAGYEEDEFLKSIGLKLQDIEPKANNCTEILVWHTQTKSSKAPTVRISMDRQKLDRLNLGTVLKQLETMGVNRISETEGTTAQAIVEGSVKPLSYWFS, from the exons ATGATTTTGAAAAAGAATATCCATTGCTCCTCGTCAACGAACAGTTGGTGATATGTTTTGAGAATGGCACTGACTACCGGAAGCTACCATACATCACGGAAAGTCCACCAACCACGGAGCAGGATCCACTAACCACGCAGCGAAACATTCGTCGATTACTACCAACGCTACACCGGACGACTACAGGAGATGCAGCCGAACCAATGATCTACTTTGTCACACCGACCTATCCAAGACGTGAACAAATTGCGGAAATTATTCGGCTCGGACAAACACTGATGCACGTACCGTATCTCCATTGGATCGTAGCCGATGATACGGACACCTGCAGCCAAACGCTCAACCATCATCTCAAGAAGTTCG GCATTCCGTACACTCAGCTGGCAAGCCCGATGCCAGAAGTGTATCGCGCTCGCAAAAATGCCCCACGTGGTGTTGCCAATCGGCGGGCGGCACTGAACTGGATTCGCACGAACGGCAAAAAGTCAGGTGTGCTGTACTttggcgacgacgataatACATTTGAGCTCAAGCTGTTCAGTGAAATACGCTATACCAAGAAGGTGTCCATGTTTCCGGTGGGATTAATTGGTGATTACGCTGTCAGCACGCCAATCGTACGAAAC GGACGAGTTGAGGGTTTCTTCGATTCATGGCCAGCAAAGCGCAAGTGGCCGGTAGATATGGCCGGATTTGCCGTTAGCCTCGAGTATTTAGCACTCAGTCCGAACGCTACTATGCCATTCCGGGCCGGTTACGAGGAGGACGAATTTCTCAAGAGCATCGGCCTGAAGCTACAGGACATCGAACCGAAGGCCAATAATTGCACTGAAATTTTGGTGTGGCACACGCAAACTAAAAGCAGCAAGGCGCCGACAGTACGAATCTCAATGGATCGGCAGAAGCTCGATAGGTTGAACCTTGGCACGGTGCTGAAACAGCTTGAAACCATGGGCGTTAATCGTATCAGTGAAACGGAAG GTACCACCGCGCAAGCAATCGTTGAAGGGAGTGTTAAGCCGTTATCATATTGGTTCAGCTAA